The following are from one region of the Oryzias latipes chromosome 12, ASM223467v1 genome:
- the LOC105355280 gene encoding iporin isoform X2 — protein MIGASSLPGNTMIACHFPVGQLPPWQLPTPAVRSSARRPGRVCSAGLARAASLPEQDTINREHAFRGGKRNFSNSYGSLTEDRAEEEGTSDSSGRCDSASSPEEASSHLKKESCVAGGHLRSHNSFLPSTEHDEDDEDGDNLHRYYEDSSFALHGNSNWLLSNGAMNYALSQGDLEGEWNNEGTMLGMGGDQHWLSNHPKQMDPLLAECQCFHMRRTDTSVMSQDNMCCGIQDKCSPERLSNCHTDSSCTSSDGVLVNFCAMYNRSNNPATPQDLGSPAVQTSDGSVLLSLQDVSHSPTEQGQHKHMRDRSPPTDEVHRSKRSPQGVDSNCNLFPQEPDPPGLSSLEVTDLAICLQSQATIAVETNLKYYKLVTCDLSSQSPSPAWSSLTSCPEGQGQNSPFPSPPDHFKDQHNKDKKACDHQVAGTSTDRSLCRSRSDGLQNHSHMPSSSLCLGRCNLHGGKCKAPEEESTQPSMKHQQMNADVTEKGKCSVGDNTENSKKPQRPTSLPIQPFILLPAGQPQSEVHLGCLLEQYMNQKASKPRKSQNFQKFTDERSQCLPNHQLSPTQIRCSIFLEAPSSSDTCSTCTPSPKCFTDKHVGIPTNKLPKSSLDSYQVIIKPQTNQVQENRSKTETNTPINSASCPSNLVKIPTYQDLIDLTSIKSCTGSDPTNSSNYSSSSHTPPTLYLTTDPYQPNVQGFLSPPMAPLQHPQHPAAPPNVSVASLSSLRSLLSLAPSSLLFQQFEDSSELNTGSDQRQQRRCPSELCFSSDSTYDSMSISHLQRRGLLVAVSSAVDLIMAHFSISRDPDEKMRLGNSSYSPTISALVLEHLCPAIQNLLNDGLRNHKLDFIIGQRRNHSWNVVEVSTRIGPSTRVLHSLVCKIKQCSLLTSHCMRLRAFIMGLLNLRALEFWLSHLQSQKDLLPAYYHSWGFLSMTLGRCQPMFQELLLLLQPLSVLPFDLNLLVEHRLFQHRSLCSETHSPLRPCSALLVTSWPKLQTNRMFDGSFKSHRTTIPHQTSQTVCSSQNIRGTSKSLVLDSIPEYWPKESDLEDGVVKKQNIRENHRHQINMKCTKEEKMEEKDNQNASASDHKDDPAQGGRRWSKLFGASNTFGRAQSRRPSQWLQLDAAQLGLLAQTIKNIKGGAPTRTGH, from the exons ATGATTGGAGCATCCAGTCTCCCGGGGAACACAATGATAGCGTGCCACTTTCCTGTGGGGCAGCTTCCCCCTTGGCAGCTTCCCACCCCAGCTGTACGCAGCTCAGCCAGAAGGCCCGGCCGCGTGTGCTCAGCTGGCCTGGCTCGAGCGGCGTCTCTGCCCGAGCAGGACACGATCAACAGAGAGCATGCTTTCAGAGGCGGGAAAAGGAACTTCTCCAACAGTTATGGAAGTCTCACTGAGGATCGtgcagaggaggaggggaccagCGACAGCAGTGGCAGGTGCGATTCCGCATCCTCGCCGGAAGAAGCGAGTTCCCATCTGAAGAAGGAAAGCTGTGTAGCTGGGGGTCACCTGCGGTCACACAACTCTTTCCTCCCCAGTACAGAacatgatgaggatgatgaggatggaGATAATCTCCACAGATACTATGAAGACTCATCTTTTGCCTTGCATGGTAATTCCAATTGGCTTCTTAGTAATGGTGCAATGAATTACGCATTGTCTCAGGGGGACCTGGAAGGTGAATGGAATAATGAAGGGACAATGCTGGGTATGGGAGGCGACCAGCATTGGCTTTCTAACCACCCTAAACAGATGGACCCACTGTTGGCTGAATGTCAATGCTTCCACATGAGAAGAACTGACACCTCAGTGATGTCACAGGATAACATGTGCTGTGGCATCCAAGACAAATGTTCTCCAGAGCGGCTGTCCAACTGCCACACAGACTCTTCCTGCACCAGCTCAGATGGCGTCTTGGTAAACTTTTGTGCAATGTATAACAGGAGCAACAATCCTGCAACACCTCAAGATCTTGGCAGCCCTGCAGTTCAAACATCTGACGGATCTGTGCTTCTGAGTCTACAGGACGTTTCCCACAGTCCAACTGAGCAGGGACAGCACAAACACATGAGGGATCGCTCTCCTCCCACAGATGAGGTTCACAGGTCCAAACGCTCTCCTCAAGGGGTTGACTCAAACTGCAACCTTTTCCCGCAGGAGCCGGACCCCCCGGGCCTCTCCTCTCTGGAGGTGACGGACCTGGCCATTTGTCTTCAAAGTCAAGCCACGATAGCGGTGGAAACAAACCTAAAGTACTACAAGCTTGTTACTTGTGACCTCTCGTCTCAGTCTCCCAGCCCAGCCTGGTCTAGCCTCACCAGCTGCCCTGAggggcagggtcaaaacagccccTTCCCTAGCCCTCCTGATCATTTCAAAGATCAGCACAACAAAGACAAGAAG GCCTGTGATCATCAGGTTGCCGGCACCTCCACTGACAGAAGCTTGTGCAGGTCAAGGTCAGATGGCCTCCAGAACCACTCTCACATGCCTTCTTCGTCACTGTGCCTCGGCCGGTGTAACCTGCATGGAGGTAAATGCAAAGCTCCAGAAGAGGAAAGCACCCAACCATCTATGAAGCATCAGCAAATGAATGCTGATGTTACTGAAAAAG gGAAGTGTTCAGTGGGAGATAAcactgaaaacagcaaaaaacccCAGAGGCCAACCTCACTGCCTATCCAGCCCTTCATTCTGCTTCCTGCAGGACAGCCACAATCAGAGGTTCATCTGGGATGTCTTCTGGAGCAGTACATGAACCAGAAGGCCAGCAAGCCTAGAAAATCCCAGAACTTCCAAAAATTTACAGACGAAAGAAGTCAGTGTTTACCCAATCATCAGTTATCCCCAACACAGATCCGCTGCTCCATCTTTCTGGAGGCTCCTTCCAGCTCTGATACCTGCTCCACCTGCACCCCAagcccaaagtgcttcacagacAAACATGTGGGCATCCCAACAAATAAACTTCCAAAAAGCAGCCTGGATTCATATCAGGTCATCATCAAACCCCAAACAAATCAGGTTCAGGAGAACAGAAGTAAAACCGAGACTAACACTCCTATAAACTCTGCTTCATGTCCATCCAACCTTGTAAAGATCCCCACCTACCAAGACCTGATCGACCTCACCTCGATTAAGAGCTGCACTGGTTCTGATCCAACTAACTCATCCAACtattcatcatcatcacacacACCACCCACATTATATCTGACAACTGACCCATATCAGCCAAACGTGCAGGGTTTCCTATCACCCCCCATGGCCCCTCTTCAGCACCCACAGCATCCAGCTGCTCCTCCGAATGTCTCAGTGGCTTCTCTTTCTTCTttgcgctctctcctctctttgGCTCCTTCTAGCCTGCTTTTCCAGCAGTTTGAAGACTCCTCTGAACTCAATACAGGGTCAGATCAGAGACAGCAGAGAAGATGCCCCTCGGAGCTCTGCTTCTCATCTGATTCTACCTACGACTCCATGTCCATCAGCCATCTTCAGAGGAGAG GTTTGCTGGTGGCTGTGAGCAGCGCAGTGGATTTAATCATGGCCCATTTCAGCATCAGCAGGGATCCTGATGAGAAG atgcGTCTGGGTAACAGCTCCTACAGCCCCACTATTTCTGCTTTGGTCCTGGAACACTTGTGTCCTGCAATCCAGAATCTTTTAAATGATGGTCTGAGGAACCACAAACTGGATTTCATTATTGGACAGCGCCGCAATCATTCCTGGAATGTGGTGGAGGTCTCTACTCGGATTG GTCCATCCACCAGGGTCCTCCACAGCCTGGTCTGCAAGATCAAGCAGTGTTCCTTGCTCACCAGCCACTGTATGAGACTGAGAGCATTCATCATGGGCCTGTTAAA CTTGAGGGCTCTTGAGTTCTGGCTCAGTCATCTACAGAGTCAGAAAg ATTTGCTGCCTGCATATTACCACTCTTGGGGGTTCTTGTCCATGACCCTGGGCCGGTGTCAGCCCATGTTCcaggagctgctgctcctgctgcagccTCTCTCTGTGCTGCCCTTTGACTTGAACTTACTGGTGGAGCATCGCTTGTTTCAACACCGGTCGCTCTGTTCGGAGACTCATTCCCCGCTCCGGCCCTGCTCAGCACTGCTGGTCACCAGCTGGCCAAAATTACAAACCAACAGAATGTTCGACGGCAGCTTTAAAAGTCACCGGACCACGATCCCACACCAGACAAGTCAAACTGTCTGCAGTAGTCAGAACATAAGAGGGACCAGCAAGAGTTTGGTGTTGGATTCCATACCAGAGTACTGGCCAAAAGAGTCCGATCTTGAGGATGGCGTTGTAAAGAAACAGAATATAAGGGAAAATCACCGCCATCAAATCAATATGAAGTGTACAAAGGaagagaaaatggaagaaaaagacAACCAGAATGCATCAGCCTCAGACCATAAAGACGATCCTGCTCAAGGAGGAAGACGCTGGTCAAAACTCTTTGGAGCATCAAATACTTTTGGAAGAGCACAAAGCAGAAG GCCATCGCAGTGGCTGCAGTTGGATGCAGCGCAGCTGGGACTGTTGGCTCAAACCATCAAGAACATAAAGGGGGGAGCTCCAACCCGTACGGGGCACTGA
- the LOC105355280 gene encoding iporin isoform X1 — MIGASSLPGNTMIACHFPVGQLPPWQLPTPAVRSSARRPGRVCSAGLARAASLPEQDTINREHAFRGGKRNFSNSYGSLTEDRAEEEGTSDSSGRCDSASSPEEASSHLKKESCVAGGHLRSHNSFLPSTEHDEDDEDGDNLHRYYEDSSFALHGNSNWLLSNGAMNYALSQGDLEGEWNNEGTMLGMGGDQHWLSNHPKQMDPLLAECQCFHMRRTDTSVMSQDNMCCGIQDKCSPERLSNCHTDSSCTSSDGVLVNFCAMYNRSNNPATPQDLGSPAVQTSDGSVLLSLQDVSHSPTEQGQHKHMRDRSPPTDEVHRSKRSPQGVDSNCNLFPQEPDPPGLSSLEVTDLAICLQSQATIAVETNLKYYKLVTCDLSSQSPSPAWSSLTSCPEGQGQNSPFPSPPDHFKDQHNKDKKESEDCQKEERLSPTELRLKLGSYHLQACDHQVAGTSTDRSLCRSRSDGLQNHSHMPSSSLCLGRCNLHGGKCKAPEEESTQPSMKHQQMNADVTEKGKCSVGDNTENSKKPQRPTSLPIQPFILLPAGQPQSEVHLGCLLEQYMNQKASKPRKSQNFQKFTDERSQCLPNHQLSPTQIRCSIFLEAPSSSDTCSTCTPSPKCFTDKHVGIPTNKLPKSSLDSYQVIIKPQTNQVQENRSKTETNTPINSASCPSNLVKIPTYQDLIDLTSIKSCTGSDPTNSSNYSSSSHTPPTLYLTTDPYQPNVQGFLSPPMAPLQHPQHPAAPPNVSVASLSSLRSLLSLAPSSLLFQQFEDSSELNTGSDQRQQRRCPSELCFSSDSTYDSMSISHLQRRGLLVAVSSAVDLIMAHFSISRDPDEKMRLGNSSYSPTISALVLEHLCPAIQNLLNDGLRNHKLDFIIGQRRNHSWNVVEVSTRIGPSTRVLHSLVCKIKQCSLLTSHCMRLRAFIMGLLNLRALEFWLSHLQSQKDLLPAYYHSWGFLSMTLGRCQPMFQELLLLLQPLSVLPFDLNLLVEHRLFQHRSLCSETHSPLRPCSALLVTSWPKLQTNRMFDGSFKSHRTTIPHQTSQTVCSSQNIRGTSKSLVLDSIPEYWPKESDLEDGVVKKQNIRENHRHQINMKCTKEEKMEEKDNQNASASDHKDDPAQGGRRWSKLFGASNTFGRAQSRRPSQWLQLDAAQLGLLAQTIKNIKGGAPTRTGH; from the exons ATGATTGGAGCATCCAGTCTCCCGGGGAACACAATGATAGCGTGCCACTTTCCTGTGGGGCAGCTTCCCCCTTGGCAGCTTCCCACCCCAGCTGTACGCAGCTCAGCCAGAAGGCCCGGCCGCGTGTGCTCAGCTGGCCTGGCTCGAGCGGCGTCTCTGCCCGAGCAGGACACGATCAACAGAGAGCATGCTTTCAGAGGCGGGAAAAGGAACTTCTCCAACAGTTATGGAAGTCTCACTGAGGATCGtgcagaggaggaggggaccagCGACAGCAGTGGCAGGTGCGATTCCGCATCCTCGCCGGAAGAAGCGAGTTCCCATCTGAAGAAGGAAAGCTGTGTAGCTGGGGGTCACCTGCGGTCACACAACTCTTTCCTCCCCAGTACAGAacatgatgaggatgatgaggatggaGATAATCTCCACAGATACTATGAAGACTCATCTTTTGCCTTGCATGGTAATTCCAATTGGCTTCTTAGTAATGGTGCAATGAATTACGCATTGTCTCAGGGGGACCTGGAAGGTGAATGGAATAATGAAGGGACAATGCTGGGTATGGGAGGCGACCAGCATTGGCTTTCTAACCACCCTAAACAGATGGACCCACTGTTGGCTGAATGTCAATGCTTCCACATGAGAAGAACTGACACCTCAGTGATGTCACAGGATAACATGTGCTGTGGCATCCAAGACAAATGTTCTCCAGAGCGGCTGTCCAACTGCCACACAGACTCTTCCTGCACCAGCTCAGATGGCGTCTTGGTAAACTTTTGTGCAATGTATAACAGGAGCAACAATCCTGCAACACCTCAAGATCTTGGCAGCCCTGCAGTTCAAACATCTGACGGATCTGTGCTTCTGAGTCTACAGGACGTTTCCCACAGTCCAACTGAGCAGGGACAGCACAAACACATGAGGGATCGCTCTCCTCCCACAGATGAGGTTCACAGGTCCAAACGCTCTCCTCAAGGGGTTGACTCAAACTGCAACCTTTTCCCGCAGGAGCCGGACCCCCCGGGCCTCTCCTCTCTGGAGGTGACGGACCTGGCCATTTGTCTTCAAAGTCAAGCCACGATAGCGGTGGAAACAAACCTAAAGTACTACAAGCTTGTTACTTGTGACCTCTCGTCTCAGTCTCCCAGCCCAGCCTGGTCTAGCCTCACCAGCTGCCCTGAggggcagggtcaaaacagccccTTCCCTAGCCCTCCTGATCATTTCAAAGATCAGCACAACAAAGACAAGAAG GAGTCGGAGGATTGTCAAAAGGAAGAAAGACTTTCCCCTACAGAGTTGAGGCTGAAGTTGGGTTCTTATCATCTTCAGGCCTGTGATCATCAGGTTGCCGGCACCTCCACTGACAGAAGCTTGTGCAGGTCAAGGTCAGATGGCCTCCAGAACCACTCTCACATGCCTTCTTCGTCACTGTGCCTCGGCCGGTGTAACCTGCATGGAGGTAAATGCAAAGCTCCAGAAGAGGAAAGCACCCAACCATCTATGAAGCATCAGCAAATGAATGCTGATGTTACTGAAAAAG gGAAGTGTTCAGTGGGAGATAAcactgaaaacagcaaaaaacccCAGAGGCCAACCTCACTGCCTATCCAGCCCTTCATTCTGCTTCCTGCAGGACAGCCACAATCAGAGGTTCATCTGGGATGTCTTCTGGAGCAGTACATGAACCAGAAGGCCAGCAAGCCTAGAAAATCCCAGAACTTCCAAAAATTTACAGACGAAAGAAGTCAGTGTTTACCCAATCATCAGTTATCCCCAACACAGATCCGCTGCTCCATCTTTCTGGAGGCTCCTTCCAGCTCTGATACCTGCTCCACCTGCACCCCAagcccaaagtgcttcacagacAAACATGTGGGCATCCCAACAAATAAACTTCCAAAAAGCAGCCTGGATTCATATCAGGTCATCATCAAACCCCAAACAAATCAGGTTCAGGAGAACAGAAGTAAAACCGAGACTAACACTCCTATAAACTCTGCTTCATGTCCATCCAACCTTGTAAAGATCCCCACCTACCAAGACCTGATCGACCTCACCTCGATTAAGAGCTGCACTGGTTCTGATCCAACTAACTCATCCAACtattcatcatcatcacacacACCACCCACATTATATCTGACAACTGACCCATATCAGCCAAACGTGCAGGGTTTCCTATCACCCCCCATGGCCCCTCTTCAGCACCCACAGCATCCAGCTGCTCCTCCGAATGTCTCAGTGGCTTCTCTTTCTTCTttgcgctctctcctctctttgGCTCCTTCTAGCCTGCTTTTCCAGCAGTTTGAAGACTCCTCTGAACTCAATACAGGGTCAGATCAGAGACAGCAGAGAAGATGCCCCTCGGAGCTCTGCTTCTCATCTGATTCTACCTACGACTCCATGTCCATCAGCCATCTTCAGAGGAGAG GTTTGCTGGTGGCTGTGAGCAGCGCAGTGGATTTAATCATGGCCCATTTCAGCATCAGCAGGGATCCTGATGAGAAG atgcGTCTGGGTAACAGCTCCTACAGCCCCACTATTTCTGCTTTGGTCCTGGAACACTTGTGTCCTGCAATCCAGAATCTTTTAAATGATGGTCTGAGGAACCACAAACTGGATTTCATTATTGGACAGCGCCGCAATCATTCCTGGAATGTGGTGGAGGTCTCTACTCGGATTG GTCCATCCACCAGGGTCCTCCACAGCCTGGTCTGCAAGATCAAGCAGTGTTCCTTGCTCACCAGCCACTGTATGAGACTGAGAGCATTCATCATGGGCCTGTTAAA CTTGAGGGCTCTTGAGTTCTGGCTCAGTCATCTACAGAGTCAGAAAg ATTTGCTGCCTGCATATTACCACTCTTGGGGGTTCTTGTCCATGACCCTGGGCCGGTGTCAGCCCATGTTCcaggagctgctgctcctgctgcagccTCTCTCTGTGCTGCCCTTTGACTTGAACTTACTGGTGGAGCATCGCTTGTTTCAACACCGGTCGCTCTGTTCGGAGACTCATTCCCCGCTCCGGCCCTGCTCAGCACTGCTGGTCACCAGCTGGCCAAAATTACAAACCAACAGAATGTTCGACGGCAGCTTTAAAAGTCACCGGACCACGATCCCACACCAGACAAGTCAAACTGTCTGCAGTAGTCAGAACATAAGAGGGACCAGCAAGAGTTTGGTGTTGGATTCCATACCAGAGTACTGGCCAAAAGAGTCCGATCTTGAGGATGGCGTTGTAAAGAAACAGAATATAAGGGAAAATCACCGCCATCAAATCAATATGAAGTGTACAAAGGaagagaaaatggaagaaaaagacAACCAGAATGCATCAGCCTCAGACCATAAAGACGATCCTGCTCAAGGAGGAAGACGCTGGTCAAAACTCTTTGGAGCATCAAATACTTTTGGAAGAGCACAAAGCAGAAG GCCATCGCAGTGGCTGCAGTTGGATGCAGCGCAGCTGGGACTGTTGGCTCAAACCATCAAGAACATAAAGGGGGGAGCTCCAACCCGTACGGGGCACTGA